Genomic DNA from Nitrosarchaeum sp.:
CTCTAAAACAGGATTGATTTTACTTGAGAGTAATGATTTCAAAGTTTTCAGATCCATCACAGATATTTGAATTATCTATTTTATGGAGTTTTTGTTTAAAGGTTTTAACCAAGTTAAATTGGAGATTCTTTGTGGCAATAATCTACGAAATAAATCCACCAAAAATACCTGATGGAGAAATATCAGATGATGAAATAAATTCATCAGTTGAAAAACTCCTACAAAGAGTTTCAGATATTAGTAATTTTTGTGATGGCATACACGTAACAGATTCTGTATTAGGCACTAAACGAGTTTCAGCATTATCTATTGGGAGATTATTAAAGAGCATTCATCCTAATTTGCAAATTACCATCAGCATGAGAGTTAGAGACAAAGACATGAACTTGATTAAACATCTCACCCAAGAATCAATAGAATTGAAATTAGATGGAATTTTAATTTTAAAAGGAGATCCATCCAAAGAAAATCCAACAGATTCTGGTCTAATTCCAAGTCAAGTTGTAAAGGAATTAAACGAGTTAGGCTATGGAAATAAAATTGACTTTTTCTTGTCATTACCTAGTAATCCTAACTTTGAAAAAATTCAGAAAAAAATTGCCGCCAAACCAAAAGGTTTCATGACACAAGTAATTCATTCTACAGAACAAGTTCAAAGAATTTCAAACGAATTAAGACCAAAAGGGTTGAGAATTATTCCATGTGTGTTATTACCCTCAGATAAAAACAATAATTCAGCAAAGTTTTTGGAATTAGATTGGTCAAATTACAAAGAAGATCCATCTAATTTTATTAAACAAATTCACAATATTTCAGGAGATGTATTAGTTACATCACCAAATGATTTTACATTTGCAAAAGAGACACTAATGAAAATCTAAAGCACAAAATATTGTGATTCTGGATGATGTACCACAATTGCTGCTGTAGATTGCTCAGGAATTATTTGCCCAGATTCAGTTAGTGTCATTCCAGATTTTTCTGGTTCAAGCAGTTTCCAAACTAGTTCATGCTGCATTACATCAGGACAACTTGGAAATCCCCAACTGTATCTAAGACCTCCTTTTTCTCCCAGTTTGAATTCAGATTTTATTTTACGATTTATCCACTCTGCTAGTGCCTCAGCAACTTCAACTGCCAAACCATGCAAATAGTACGCATCAGCATACTTGTCTTCTTTGTTCCATTTCTCTATAACATCCGAAACTTTGGTTCCAACTGTAACTGCTTGAAATGCAACAATATCATCTTCTCCAAAATAATCAGTAAGACATAGATGGCTAGATTTTGAAGAACGTGGAAAATCAAATACAACACTATCGCCTTTTGGATCATCAACTACAAGTTTTCCATCTTTATTGTGACATTTGAAAAATCCATAAACAATTTCTGGTTCAAATAACTTTTCTCTAATTATTCGAATTTTCCACTCATTTAGCAATATTTCATGATCAGCCTCAGAGTCAGACCCAGCCTTACCACGTAATCCCCATGATAATTTGAATAATGATTTTTTGTCAATCAATTCCCAAACTTCATTCATTTTGATTTGATCAGATTTCAATCGTATCGGAGTTCCAATAATTGATGGAGTATGTGGTATCACAGGTTTAGTATCACTTTTTGGAAGAGATGACGTATCAACAACTGTAGTTGATCTATCTTTCCAATTTTCAAGTTTCTCCTTCCATTGAGATATGAACTTCGGTTTTTCATTTGAAACTAGAGTATCCATAGTTTTCAAACCTTCAAACATCGTATTACAGTAAAATACCCCCGATTCGTAAATGCCATCTTCTTTTGCAATTCTATTGATATAGTTACTATTGATGGCGGCACCACCGCATAAAATTGGAATTTTCATTTTATTTTTTCTTGCATGTTCTACAAAATATTGCATCTGCTTTGATGTAGAAACCAAAAGTGCAGATAATCCTATAGCGTCTGGATTTACTTCATCAATTTTTTCCAAGAATTTCTGCAATGGAACTTGTTTTCCAAGATCATAAACAGTATAACCATTATTTTGGAAGATTGTTTTAACTAAATTCTTTCCAATATCATGAACGTCACCATAAACGGTTCCAAGAACCAGTTTACCTTTTGATGTACCTTCTTCTCTAATCAGATATTTTTCTAACTCTCCTACTGCTGCCTTCATACATTCAGCAGATTTGAGAACAAATGGGAGAATTAATTCTCCTGAACCAAATTTATCACCAACCTCCTTCATAGCAGAGAGTAAATCCTCGTTTAGTGTTTTGATTGCACCATCATGAGTAACTTCAGGAGGCGCATTCAAAGAAAGAATCCCATCATGTTCTTCAATAATGTCACTTTTACCTATCTTTTCTGCAATAGCAGAGACCACATCATTTTGTATTCCATCTTTTAGTCTATTTACAATTCTAAAGTTTGCACGTTTTCCAGCGGGCCATGATGGATCTACATCCTCTTTGTTAGAAGCATCACTTGTTCGTGAACCTGCATTCTCAAAGTGAATAATTAATTCAGAAAGGGCATTTGGATGAGTATTAAAAATTAAATCTTCAGCAAGTTTCTTTTCTTTTTCATTAATTTCCCCATAAGGAATTATCTCTTTTGCATTTACTATAGCTGTGTCAAGTCCATATTTTACTGCATGATACAAAAATACAGAATTGAGAATTTTTCGAGCATATGGTACTAATCCAAAACTAATATTACTTAATCCCAAAGTAGTAAAAGAATTTGGAAATTTTGCTTTGACAAGTTTTATTCCCTCCAGAGTATTTTTTCCTGCATCCAAGAATTCATCCTCCCCAGTAGCAAGTGTAAATGTAAGAACATCAAAAATAAATTGTTCAATTTTTAATCCATATTTTTTTCCTGTTTCATAAAGTAATTCTGCAGTTTCAACTTTCTCTTGAGGAGTTTTTGCCATGCCTTTTGGCCCAATACACAATGCAATTGCAGGTAAACCATACTTTGCCATAATTGGAGCAAGACGTTCAAATCTACTCCCATTACCTTCAAGATTAATTGAATTAATTATTGGTCGTCCAGGAATTTGTTCCACAGATGCTTCTATCACATCAGGATCTGTCGAATCAATAACTAATGGAGCATCAATTTCTAAACTTAATTTTTTAACAAGATTTAACATGAATTGTTTTTCATCAGCTCGTTCAGTAGTTGCAACACAAATATCAAGACAGTGTGCACCATCTTCTACTTGCGTTCTTGCCAAGTCAATTAATCCATCATAATCATCATTGAGTACAAGCTGTTTTGCTTTTCTAGAACCTTGAGTATTGATTCTCTCACCAATTATTAGAGGTGGAGGTAATTGCTTCAAATCAACTGCTTTTTGTGCTGAGCTAACTCTAGGAATAGTCAATATGATAAATTCTCCTCAGTTTTTCTAAATACTTAACCCTTGACAGAATAAGCTTTTTCGTCAATTACTTTCCGTAGTACAGCAATATGCTCAGGATTTGTCCCGCAACAACCCCCAATAATTCGAACCTTTTTGTATTGTTTAAGAAAATCACCTAACAATTCACCCATCTTTTGAGGAGTCATTTTGTAAACTGCTTGTCCACCTTGATTTTCAGGCATACCAGCATTTGGCACCACCAGTAAATTATGCTCATTTTGCTCATCAAGCCATCTAACACTTGGAGTCATTTCAGCTGGGCCAGTAGAACAATTCAAACCAAAAACATCAATCCCCATATCAGATACGGTGGTATATGCAGCTTGAATATTTGTTCCAAGTAACATTTTTCCATATTGATCTAAAGTAGTATTTGCAATAATCGGAACTTTTTTTCCAGTTTTCTTCATTGCATTATGACATGCCTCAATTACAAGTTTAACTTCCAAAATATCTTGACTTGTTTCAATTAAGAGAGCATCAACTCCTCCAAGAATCAAACCTTCTGCTTGTAATTCAAATGCATTTCTAATTTCACCTAGAGGTTTTTGTCCTAAATCAGGATCGTTTGAGCTTGGAAGATAACCAGATGGACCCATTGAACCAATTACATATCGAGGTTTGTCAGTATATTCTGAACAAACTTCAACTGCTAGTTGTGCTATTTTTTTATTAAACTCTATTGTTTGATCACCAAAACCATATTCATCTAATTTAATTTTGTTTGAACCAAATGAATTAGTTTCAATGCAATCAGAACCTGCATCCAAATAATTTTTATGAATTTTTTTTATCCAATCAGGATGAGTGATAACTAAACCATCGTTAAACCCATCTTGATTATTTGGAAAATCTTCAGGTTTAGGATTATATTTTTGAATCTCTGTTCCCATTGCCCCATCAAAAAGCAATATTCTATTTTGTAATGCAGTAAGAAACGGTTCTTTTTGTACCAATTATTTTTAAAATGTCCAAGTACAGTTTAACTCTTTTGAGAAAAACCCTCAAAGAATAGGGGGTTAATCCGTATATTGAAATTAGGTGAAATGAAGTTTCTAATACATTTATGCAAAATATTCAATTAAACAATCTAGTTCGTAGTGCGACATTTTTTCAACATGCAGGAATCTCGATGGTCTTTGTATTCATGCCATTGATTGCAAAAGGAGTCACAAGTTCTATTTTTGAGATTGGTTTGATCATAGCATCATTTAGCTTTGCACAAATATTATCAGAAATTTATTTTGGCAGACATTCAGATAAGAAAGGAACTAGGCTCAAATTTATCAGAATTGGCTTTATTGGATGCGCCATTACCTTTGGCCTACACTATTTTGCAGACGATATAACATTGCTATTTCTAGTAAGAATTGCTGCAGGTGTTGCAAGCGGCATTATGATTCCAGCCATGATTGCCTATACCTATGAGGCAAATATTGAAAAAAAGAGAGCAGCAACTGTAATCTCATTTCATGCATTAGGATGGCTTGCAGGAATTGCAGCCGCAGGTCTTGCAAGTGATCTAAAGTTACTTTTCATGATGAGTGCTGCATCGTTTACAATTGGATTAATCTTTACATTTAAGATGCCAAATCCGATGCAAGAAAAGGAAATAGAACCAGGTACAGCAAAAAAAGTTATTTCAAAAAATAAATTTCTGTTTACATCATTATTACTAAGACATGTTGGAGCTGCTGCAGTATGGACTATATTTCCAATAATGTTAATGGAAAAATTAGGAGCA
This window encodes:
- a CDS encoding methylenetetrahydrofolate reductase, translated to MAIIYEINPPKIPDGEISDDEINSSVEKLLQRVSDISNFCDGIHVTDSVLGTKRVSALSIGRLLKSIHPNLQITISMRVRDKDMNLIKHLTQESIELKLDGILILKGDPSKENPTDSGLIPSQVVKELNELGYGNKIDFFLSLPSNPNFEKIQKKIAAKPKGFMTQVIHSTEQVQRISNELRPKGLRIIPCVLLPSDKNNNSAKFLELDWSNYKEDPSNFIKQIHNISGDVLVTSPNDFTFAKETLMKI
- a CDS encoding MFS transporter, producing MQNIQLNNLVRSATFFQHAGISMVFVFMPLIAKGVTSSIFEIGLIIASFSFAQILSEIYFGRHSDKKGTRLKFIRIGFIGCAITFGLHYFADDITLLFLVRIAAGVASGIMIPAMIAYTYEANIEKKRAATVISFHALGWLAGIAAAGLASDLKLLFMMSAASFTIGLIFTFKMPNPMQEKEIEPGTAKKVISKNKFLFTSLLLRHVGAAAVWTIFPIMLMEKLGAELYQVSIVYVANTLTAFILMNLMASKIKISNVTKFKMGIGCTTFVFVGLSIITEWWMAMPFMALVGGTWAFLFIGGNFHLMDNNPRSTSTGIFSSTISIATVIGPVIGGSIAFVFDYIAVMYFAIAVIIVGFVVSLKIKAEKINEVPI
- a CDS encoding dihydropteroate synthase — encoded protein: MTIPRVSSAQKAVDLKQLPPPLIIGERINTQGSRKAKQLVLNDDYDGLIDLARTQVEDGAHCLDICVATTERADEKQFMLNLVKKLSLEIDAPLVIDSTDPDVIEASVEQIPGRPIINSINLEGNGSRFERLAPIMAKYGLPAIALCIGPKGMAKTPQEKVETAELLYETGKKYGLKIEQFIFDVLTFTLATGEDEFLDAGKNTLEGIKLVKAKFPNSFTTLGLSNISFGLVPYARKILNSVFLYHAVKYGLDTAIVNAKEIIPYGEINEKEKKLAEDLIFNTHPNALSELIIHFENAGSRTSDASNKEDVDPSWPAGKRANFRIVNRLKDGIQNDVVSAIAEKIGKSDIIEEHDGILSLNAPPEVTHDGAIKTLNEDLLSAMKEVGDKFGSGELILPFVLKSAECMKAAVGELEKYLIREEGTSKGKLVLGTVYGDVHDIGKNLVKTIFQNNGYTVYDLGKQVPLQKFLEKIDEVNPDAIGLSALLVSTSKQMQYFVEHARKNKMKIPILCGGAAINSNYINRIAKEDGIYESGVFYCNTMFEGLKTMDTLVSNEKPKFISQWKEKLENWKDRSTTVVDTSSLPKSDTKPVIPHTPSIIGTPIRLKSDQIKMNEVWELIDKKSLFKLSWGLRGKAGSDSEADHEILLNEWKIRIIREKLFEPEIVYGFFKCHNKDGKLVVDDPKGDSVVFDFPRSSKSSHLCLTDYFGEDDIVAFQAVTVGTKVSDVIEKWNKEDKYADAYYLHGLAVEVAEALAEWINRKIKSEFKLGEKGGLRYSWGFPSCPDVMQHELVWKLLEPEKSGMTLTESGQIIPEQSTAAIVVHHPESQYFVL
- a CDS encoding homocysteine S-methyltransferase family protein, encoding MVQKEPFLTALQNRILLFDGAMGTEIQKYNPKPEDFPNNQDGFNDGLVITHPDWIKKIHKNYLDAGSDCIETNSFGSNKIKLDEYGFGDQTIEFNKKIAQLAVEVCSEYTDKPRYVIGSMGPSGYLPSSNDPDLGQKPLGEIRNAFELQAEGLILGGVDALLIETSQDILEVKLVIEACHNAMKKTGKKVPIIANTTLDQYGKMLLGTNIQAAYTTVSDMGIDVFGLNCSTGPAEMTPSVRWLDEQNEHNLLVVPNAGMPENQGGQAVYKMTPQKMGELLGDFLKQYKKVRIIGGCCGTNPEHIAVLRKVIDEKAYSVKG